In Synergistaceae bacterium, one DNA window encodes the following:
- a CDS encoding DUF262 domain-containing protein: protein MKADSITITEINNANFSVPIYHRNYIWNEEQCARLLDDIAKIIASGTEHFFGTMIFAKTSENEYIIIDGHQRLETIKIFVKALNDCANNINDTSTSKNYKICLTRVQEWINQEISPDKILAALNLIRIVKIELDSNDDRHAIFESINSTGQNLSQADLIRNFLLIDEQQELLSVWQKINSQTDINIFFAHYITFITSNEVSGENLYKQLVKIFESKNLSRSDFLNELAHLSEIYKVFTNKDSDSNYPPEVMKYLEILRTLKQISCYPFLLHVFNDYENQIIDSQTLIKTVKLIFCYVIRRIICKLPDNKLASLYGRANKQNYYESINKSLVLPDDSTFANALMTSDIYLLDSNLCKFLLTEIENGDSSEILCTDNLTIEHIMPQSLTPEWQSVISSIEHKLYLHTLGNLTMTGYNLELANKNFLDKKIILSRSKAVILNSDVINKTSWTVKEITERGRRLANILVRRFSPEKMEAAEKIIKVSLSNAPEKVTGKDLDSFMFDNKIYKQNNYASMLLEVVKLLDKDKPTILAKIAKKGYSFTEDKKIYISADSKLLQNPKQIRDGIYIEMGIDTKTIMKFIDSLFARFSVKKSRFQILITAQE, encoded by the coding sequence ATGAAAGCAGACTCAATAACAATCACAGAAATTAATAATGCAAATTTCAGCGTCCCTATTTATCACCGTAATTACATTTGGAACGAGGAACAATGCGCGCGCCTTCTTGATGACATCGCAAAAATTATCGCGTCAGGCACTGAACACTTTTTCGGCACTATGATATTTGCTAAGACCAGCGAAAATGAATATATAATTATCGACGGCCATCAACGACTCGAGACTATAAAAATTTTCGTGAAGGCCCTTAATGACTGCGCAAATAATATAAATGACACCAGCACCAGCAAGAATTATAAAATTTGTCTTACACGCGTTCAAGAATGGATAAATCAAGAAATTTCGCCCGATAAAATTTTAGCAGCACTGAATCTCATCAGAATCGTAAAAATCGAACTCGACAGCAATGACGACCGCCACGCAATTTTTGAGAGCATTAACTCAACGGGACAGAATCTCTCACAAGCTGACTTAATACGAAATTTTTTGTTAATCGACGAACAGCAGGAATTATTAAGCGTTTGGCAGAAAATTAACAGTCAGACAGACATAAATATTTTTTTCGCGCATTATATAACTTTCATTACGTCAAATGAAGTCAGCGGGGAAAATTTATACAAGCAATTAGTCAAAATATTCGAGTCAAAAAATTTATCGCGTTCTGATTTCCTCAACGAATTAGCGCACTTGTCAGAAATTTATAAAGTGTTCACAAATAAAGACTCTGACAGCAATTATCCGCCCGAAGTCATGAAATATTTAGAAATTTTGCGGACTCTCAAGCAAATATCTTGTTACCCGTTTTTACTGCACGTTTTTAATGACTATGAGAATCAAATTATTGACTCTCAGACCCTCATTAAGACAGTAAAATTAATATTCTGTTATGTCATTCGCCGAATCATTTGCAAATTGCCCGATAATAAATTAGCTTCCCTCTATGGCCGTGCGAACAAGCAAAATTATTACGAGTCAATAAATAAATCGCTCGTTCTTCCTGATGACTCAACGTTTGCAAATGCGTTAATGACCAGTGATATATATTTATTAGATAGTAATCTATGCAAATTTTTGCTCACGGAAATAGAAAACGGCGACTCAAGCGAAATTTTATGCACCGACAATTTAACGATAGAACACATCATGCCGCAAAGTCTGACTCCTGAATGGCAGAGCGTTATATCAAGCATTGAACATAAATTATATCTCCACACTTTAGGCAATCTCACAATGACAGGCTATAATCTGGAACTCGCAAATAAAAACTTTCTCGACAAAAAAATTATTTTATCGCGCTCAAAAGCTGTAATATTAAATTCTGACGTGATTAATAAAACCTCTTGGACAGTCAAAGAAATAACAGAACGGGGCCGGAGACTCGCAAATATTTTAGTCCGCAGATTCAGCCCTGAAAAAATGGAGGCAGCCGAAAAAATAATCAAAGTCTCGTTGTCAAATGCTCCGGAAAAAGTTACAGGCAAAGATTTAGACTCGTTCATGTTTGACAATAAGATTTACAAGCAAAATAATTATGCCTCAATGCTGTTAGAAGTCGTGAAGCTGCTAGACAAAGATAAGCCTACTATACTTGCGAAAATTGCGAAAAAAGGTTATTCATTCACGGAGGACAAGAAAATTTATATCTCGGCTGACTCAAAACTTTTGCAGAATCCCAAACAAATACGAGACGGAATATATATCGAAATGGGCATTGACACAAAAACTATCATGAAATTTATAGACTCATTATTTGCACGATTCAGTGTGAAAAAATCGCGCTTCCAGATTCTTATAACGGCTCAAGAATAA
- a CDS encoding chemotaxis protein CheV, producing MQEVKKVTTEVGTNEWQLVVFVLGDQSFAINVDKTREILRWPGVRSIPDAPVALIGITSVRGEVLPMVDLRIFLGIPPVTPIEQSKVIIAEFNEVKLGFVVDAVERIYRIKSEDLDASMTGKYLGDWILYVIKRDTRNVLLLDYEAIVQTISPQLVIQHSGDPGKAVTMMEGVGHPGDYHIIVAEDSPLIRKQVEDALMASGFTDLHICPDGKVAYDAIVGAGEHCDLLITDVEMPRLDGLTLTRRIKENPETKNIPVIVFSSIMANDIKNKAASVGANYQVTKPEITLLVECVVKVIREKQNRSGEEAAV from the coding sequence ATGCAGGAAGTAAAAAAAGTTACGACTGAAGTAGGCACAAATGAATGGCAGTTAGTCGTATTTGTGTTAGGGGATCAGTCTTTTGCAATCAACGTTGATAAAACAAGAGAAATTTTGCGCTGGCCGGGTGTGCGTTCTATTCCCGACGCTCCTGTCGCGTTAATCGGCATTACTTCAGTTAGGGGCGAGGTTTTGCCTATGGTCGATTTAAGAATTTTTCTCGGTATTCCTCCCGTTACGCCTATTGAACAGAGCAAAGTTATTATTGCAGAATTTAACGAGGTGAAACTCGGTTTTGTCGTTGATGCCGTCGAAAGAATTTATCGAATCAAATCCGAAGACTTAGACGCAAGCATGACAGGCAAATATTTAGGCGACTGGATTCTATATGTAATCAAGCGCGACACTAGAAATGTTTTATTACTCGACTATGAAGCAATAGTTCAGACTATAAGTCCGCAGTTAGTCATTCAGCATTCAGGAGATCCGGGCAAAGCAGTAACAATGATGGAAGGAGTCGGACATCCCGGCGATTATCATATTATTGTCGCAGAAGATTCGCCGCTTATCCGCAAACAGGTTGAAGACGCATTAATGGCGAGCGGATTCACAGATTTGCACATTTGTCCTGATGGTAAAGTTGCATATGACGCTATTGTCGGAGCCGGTGAACATTGCGATTTGTTGATTACAGATGTTGAAATGCCGAGATTAGACGGTTTGACTCTTACCCGCCGAATCAAAGAGAATCCCGAAACAAAGAATATTCCCGTTATAGTTTTCTCGTCGATTATGGCAAATGACATAAAGAATAAAGCTGCGTCGGTCGGAGCAAATTATCAGGTTACCAAACCCGAAATTACTTTATTAGTTGAATGCGTCGTGAAAGTTATTCGCGAAAAACAGAATCGTTCAGGCGAGGAGGCTGCCGTATAG
- a CDS encoding DUF262 domain-containing protein yields the protein MEAHENGLVTGIINRNKILLRIPVYQRNYSWNEEQCKMLLDDIEKIMTSEREHFFGTMVYVNLNSSERSENIDTEYIIIDGQQRITTIMLLLKALYDSGKENGDESICYEINDMLFNRYCPNYRIKLLSSNSDFEQFEALLDDKHEIINESGRIFKNYQICLARVQEWLNSNYFPSKILAAVKKLKVVAIEMGRDDDQQAIFESLNSTGLNLSNADLIRNFLLMKESPGNQKILFNNWQVIEHNLNADESDEDINNFFMHYITFISGSAAKEINKKILYRRFVDLFDEKNLTRFGILAELKNLSGIYSAFVNKDSKKKYPADVMKCLDDLRFLKQTTCYPFLLHVFDDYEKKIIDAETLSKTVKFIFSYILRRLVCKIPSNSLRGFFAALYSRAFKIQGNKQKYYESINKFISIQSSNDAMPSDEKFRDSLLNQDLYSRSSNALCKFILREIENGGSKEVLNFDDMTIEHIMPQNLSPEWRRVISSEDHDKFLHTLGNLTITGYNSELSNKSFAEKIKLLTSEDNPTKAVKLNSDVTNKSSWTVNEIKSRAERLAKIVMQLFKTEKINDPDIKFDYLTKITLDDDSSMATKQNLYSFVFDGEEYKQNTFAYMLVDVVKLLDEQNSAILEELARKNYSFTSGEKIYIKYGSDSMTNPKEIRDKIFIDTGLSAESTMKFIASLFKRYNVSKSRFYIFVKTGNISR from the coding sequence ATGGAAGCTCACGAAAATGGACTCGTTACAGGTATAATAAACCGCAATAAAATACTTTTACGGATTCCGGTTTATCAGCGCAATTACAGCTGGAACGAAGAACAGTGCAAAATGCTGCTTGATGACATCGAAAAAATTATGACTTCAGAACGCGAACACTTTTTCGGGACAATGGTGTACGTAAATTTAAATTCAAGCGAACGCAGCGAAAATATCGATACTGAATATATAATAATCGACGGCCAGCAGAGAATTACAACTATAATGCTCCTCTTGAAGGCTCTGTACGATTCAGGAAAAGAAAACGGCGACGAAAGCATTTGCTACGAAATAAATGATATGTTATTTAACCGTTATTGCCCGAATTATAGAATCAAGCTGCTGTCTTCAAATTCAGATTTTGAACAGTTCGAGGCTTTACTTGACGATAAACACGAAATTATTAACGAGTCAGGGCGAATATTTAAGAATTACCAAATTTGTTTGGCACGCGTTCAAGAATGGCTTAATAGTAATTATTTCCCCTCGAAAATTTTAGCTGCGGTTAAGAAACTCAAAGTTGTAGCTATAGAAATGGGCAGAGATGACGACCAGCAGGCAATTTTTGAGAGTCTTAATTCAACGGGGCTGAATCTCTCTAATGCTGATTTAATACGAAATTTTTTGCTCATGAAGGAATCTCCCGGCAATCAGAAAATTTTATTTAACAACTGGCAGGTAATCGAGCACAATTTAAACGCTGACGAGTCCGACGAGGACATAAATAATTTTTTCATGCACTATATAACGTTTATAAGCGGTTCGGCTGCAAAAGAAATCAACAAGAAAATTTTATACCGCCGGTTTGTAGATTTATTTGACGAGAAAAATTTAACACGTTTTGGAATACTCGCAGAACTAAAAAATTTGTCAGGCATCTACAGCGCATTTGTGAATAAAGACTCTAAGAAAAAATATCCGGCTGATGTCATGAAATGTCTTGATGATTTAAGATTTCTCAAGCAGACTACTTGTTACCCGTTTTTGCTGCACGTTTTTGATGATTACGAGAAAAAAATTATTGACGCTGAGACTCTCTCGAAAACTGTAAAATTTATATTCAGCTATATTTTGCGGCGGCTGGTCTGTAAGATTCCGAGCAATTCATTACGGGGATTTTTCGCGGCTTTATATTCTCGTGCGTTCAAGATTCAGGGAAACAAGCAAAAATATTATGAATCAATAAATAAATTTATCTCGATTCAATCCTCAAATGACGCTATGCCCAGTGATGAAAAATTTAGAGATTCTTTGCTGAATCAAGATTTATACAGTAGAAGCAGCAACGCACTTTGCAAATTTATTCTGCGCGAAATAGAAAACGGCGGCTCTAAAGAAGTTCTTAATTTCGATGATATGACAATAGAACATATTATGCCGCAAAATCTTTCTCCCGAATGGAGGCGCGTTATTTCAAGTGAAGACCATGATAAATTTTTGCACACTCTCGGAAATCTCACTATAACCGGCTATAATTCGGAACTCTCAAATAAAAGTTTTGCGGAAAAAATAAAGCTGCTTACAAGTGAAGATAACCCTACTAAAGCCGTAAAATTAAATTCTGACGTTACAAATAAATCTTCATGGACAGTAAACGAGATTAAATCACGCGCAGAAAGACTCGCAAAAATAGTTATGCAATTATTCAAGACGGAGAAAATTAACGATCCTGATATAAAATTTGACTACCTCACAAAAATTACTCTTGATGACGATTCAAGCATGGCAACAAAGCAAAATTTGTATTCTTTCGTGTTTGACGGTGAAGAATATAAGCAGAACACTTTTGCATATATGCTCGTTGATGTAGTAAAGCTCTTAGACGAACAAAATTCCGCCATACTTGAAGAACTTGCGCGCAAAAATTATTCGTTTACATCAGGAGAAAAAATTTATATCAAATACGGCTCTGACTCTATGACGAACCCTAAGGAAATACGAGACAAAATATTTATTGATACAGGTTTAAGCGCAGAAAGTACAATGAAATTTATCGCCTCACTATTTAAACGCTATAATGTCAGTAAATCACGATTTTATATTTTCGTAAAGACCGGCAATATTTCCCGATAA
- a CDS encoding aspartate kinase codes for MTAKFGGTSLADASQIKKVAAIIKNDPARRYVVASAPGKRFTDDIKITDLLYKAHSQFMNSEDFNGTLSQISERYAAIIKDLAINFDIDSEINAIKQNISSRDYLASRGEYINSKIIARFLGWEFVDASEVIFFNESGLLDESKTFYVMGEKLKSLKCAVIPGFYGSMPDGSIKTFSRGGSDITGSIVARAVKADLYENWTDVSGMLSADPRIVNNPRVIDYITYTELRELSYMGASVLHEDAVFPVRQAGIPINIRNTNKPDDKGTLIAASLPKDMTRRPVTGIAGRKGFCSIRVEKSMMNGETGFGAKLLYIFAKNGVPFEHCPTGIDTISVIVSSDLFDSKRDEILREIKNELAPDFITIEKNLAAVAIVGEGMAGVKGIAAKIFASLANAGINIRMIDQGSDELNIIVGIDDSDYKKAINALYKSMIE; via the coding sequence CGGCGGGACTTCATTAGCGGACGCTTCACAAATTAAGAAAGTCGCTGCAATCATAAAAAATGACCCTGCACGGCGTTATGTCGTAGCTTCTGCCCCCGGCAAAAGATTCACGGACGATATAAAGATTACGGACTTGTTGTATAAAGCTCATTCGCAATTTATGAACTCTGAAGACTTTAACGGGACTTTATCGCAGATTTCAGAACGTTACGCAGCAATTATTAAAGACTTAGCGATAAATTTTGACATTGACTCGGAAATTAACGCAATCAAGCAAAATATTTCAAGCCGTGATTATCTTGCGAGCCGGGGAGAATATATTAACTCGAAGATTATTGCGCGTTTTCTTGGCTGGGAGTTCGTGGACGCTTCTGAAGTAATTTTCTTCAACGAGTCCGGCCTTCTTGATGAGTCAAAAACTTTTTACGTTATGGGCGAAAAATTAAAGTCTCTCAAGTGCGCAGTTATTCCCGGCTTTTATGGGAGTATGCCCGACGGAAGTATAAAAACTTTTTCGCGCGGAGGTTCTGATATTACGGGCTCGATTGTTGCTCGTGCGGTAAAGGCTGATTTATACGAAAATTGGACGGACGTTTCAGGAATGTTGAGCGCAGATCCCAGAATCGTAAATAATCCGCGGGTAATTGATTATATTACATATACTGAATTGCGCGAATTAAGTTACATGGGAGCAAGCGTTTTGCATGAAGACGCAGTTTTTCCCGTAAGGCAGGCAGGAATCCCCATAAATATCCGCAACACAAATAAACCCGATGACAAAGGCACGTTAATAGCTGCTTCACTTCCAAAAGATATGACTCGCAGACCCGTTACAGGAATTGCAGGCCGTAAAGGATTTTGCAGCATAAGAGTCGAAAAAAGTATGATGAACGGTGAAACAGGATTCGGCGCAAAATTATTGTACATTTTCGCGAAAAACGGCGTACCCTTTGAACATTGTCCGACGGGAATAGACACGATTTCTGTAATAGTGAGCAGTGATTTATTTGACTCAAAGCGTGATGAGATTCTGCGCGAAATTAAGAATGAACTTGCACCCGATTTTATCACGATCGAGAAAAATTTAGCGGCTGTTGCAATTGTCGGTGAAGGTATGGCAGGCGTTAAAGGGATTGCGGCGAAAATTTTTGCGTCTCTTGCAAATGCGGGAATAAATATAAGAATGATCGATCAAGGTTCCGACGAGTTAAATATTATTGTAGGAATCGATGACTCAGACTACAAGAAGGCAATTAACGCGCTCTATAAGTCAATGATAGAATAA